A stretch of DNA from Gasterosteus aculeatus chromosome 7, fGasAcu3.hap1.1, whole genome shotgun sequence:
GGAGGGCCATTTACTCACTGGCTACAAAAGTATTAAGATTCTCTTCATTCAACACAAGAGTTTGAACACGATGACATCTCCAAGGATTGCCCCCTATGTGACATGGTTGTTCTTGTGGAGAATGGGTGAGTTTCATGGAGATAATTATCTTtctatactgtacatacatatgtatataatatgtgtaaattaaaaactaaatcttaaaaaatatatatatatataaaaccctGAGAACAATGTTATGCCTCCATACAGAACTTGAAAAGAGAACTGTCTGTACTTGATTTCATTGTATCAAGAGAGGATGCTTAAAACACGTGTTTATATTTGATACAAACATTTTCCACTGATTTAAACCGTTAATTTTATCATATATATTGAAGTGTGTGAATCAGTTGTGCATTACACTAATTTTAATAGGAGGCAGTGAGCATGATCGTGAGCAGTGATCGTGTTTCCTGAGTAGGATGTactgtcactttctgttggccAATCAAACACAGTCTTGTGAGTGAAAAATGTAGAAGGGATGAAGATTGTTCTCATTCAACACAATCATTTCAACACGATGACATCTGCAAAGTTTATCTTCTACCTGACATGTTTGTTCTTGGGGAAAATGGGTGAGTTGTGTTCAGTTTGAATCTTTTAAATTGTGTGGCCACTCCTGATGGCATTGCTTCAGATGAGTTGATTCATAGTATCATGAAGTGTAATCGCTTCTTCTCTTTTATCGCTTCAGTTCAGACGACCGACCTGGATTCCTCCTCATCTGTTCATCAAGGGAATAGTTTTCTATCAGTTCAAACTGGGGGGAACTTGACATTGAAATGTATTCGTGAAGCCGGTACAGCAGCCAAGCTTTACTGGTTTAAACACACTCTGGGACAGAAACCGAGGCTCATCTCATCCTCCTACAGGTTCACAAACCTTACATTTGATGCTGAATTCAAGAATCCACGTTTCACAGTGGATACTAAAAATGATCAGAATCACTTGACGATAAAAGATTTGCAAATTAATGACTCAGCTACTTACTACTGTGTGAGCAGTAATACacacaaaatcatttttttagcTACAACTACTGTCGGTGTACAGGGTTCTAGTTCAAACATCCCAACATTAATCAATCAGTCACCATCAGAGACCATCCAGCCAGGAGGCTCTGTGACTCTGAACTGTACAGTACAAACTGGGACCTGTGATGGACAACACAGTGTTTACTGGTTCAAAGACTCTGAAGAATCTCATCCAGGACTCATTTACACTGATGGAGGCAGCACTGAtcagtgtgagaggaaacccaacacacaaacacatacctGTGACCACAACCTGCCGATGGAGAGCCTGAATCTGTCTCATCCTGGAACCTACTACTGTGCTGTTGCCTCGTGTGGACACATTCTGTTTGGAGACGGGACCAAGCTGGACATTAAACGTAAGTCATTTCAATCAGAggttttgtaatttatttctaTTCATATAGTCAGTAAAATACTTTCAAATGCAATATAGATATATcatatatgtgatataaatcaatttga
This window harbors:
- the LOC144410238 gene encoding immunoglobulin kappa light chain-like; protein product: MTSAKFIFYLTCLFLGKMVQTTDLDSSSSVHQGNSFLSVQTGGNLTLKCIREAGTAAKLYWFKHTLGQKPRLISSSYRFTNLTFDAEFKNPRFTVDTKNDQNHLTIKDLQINDSATYYCVSSNTHKIIFLATTTVGVQGSSSNIPTLINQSPSETIQPGGSVTLNCTVQTGTCDGQHSVYWFKDSEESHPGLIYTDGGSTDQCERKPNTQTHTCDHNLPMESLNLSHPGTYYCAVASCGHILFGDGTKLDIKHEKDSRILVYFLSGALTFTIILNVLLVFLLCMMNKRNRCEVTESHARCSAPSTPNAEGEQNESNIHYAAVKEQKISRSRRQRNNLEFECTYSTIKL